In Labilibaculum sp. DW002, the genomic window ATCATTTAAGAAAAAGTCGTGTATACCGTTAACCAAAGGATCTTCCGGCCCAACAATAACCATATTGATGCCATTTTCAAGAACAAAAGTCTTCACTTTTTCAAAATCGTTTGGGTTGATATTAACATTCTCAGCTAATTCTTCAGTTCCAGCATTACCTGGCGCAACAAACAATTTCTCAAGCTTACTACTTTGTGCAATTTTCCATGCAAATGCATGTTCTCTTCCTCCTGATCCTAATACAAGTACTTTCATTTAATCGTCTTAATTAGCAACCATGCTTGTTTTACAATCAATATTCATTGCGAAACAAGAAATAAATATGGTTTTGTTTATAAAATGGTATTAATAGTTTGATCGAGAGCAAATTTACGTATTCAATTGCAGTTTACCTGATGGAAAAGAAAGGAATTTTTTATTTCTTAATGACAAATATCAAACTCGTACCCTTGAAGCTTTAATTCATCTATTAATCGAGGAACAGCAAAGCGCATATTTTCTTCCGATTTTGCGTGATTGTGGAATAAAATAATAGAACCAGGGCGAACTGATTTTAAAACATCTTGGTAACATTTTTCTGGAGAAATATCCTTTCGATAATCACCACTTAAAACATCCCACATGACAAGTTTGTACTCGGAAAGTAGATGTTTTGCTTGCGCTGATTTAATTTGGCCATAAGGCGGTCTAAACAAGTTTGACTTGATTAAATCATTAGCCATAATCACATTCTCGATATACTTTGACGTATCAACCGACCAACCTTTTAGATGATTATAAGTATGATTTCCCACGGCATGACCATTGTCAAGTATTTTTTGAAACAATTCGGGATGCTTGTACACATTCTCTCCCACACAGAAAAAAGTTGCTTTAACCTCCTTTTCCTTAAGCATATCTAAAGTCCACAAAGTTGATTCGGGAATCGGTCCATCATCAAAAGTGAGGTATACTTTTTTTGCCCCTGTATTGTATCGCCAAATAAAGTTCCGGAAAAAAATCTTGAAAATACCCGGAGCTCTCATCCATCTCAAATTCATCATCCTTTTTTATAGCTTTCTAACAATCGTTTAAACTCCGCTTCTATTTTTTCATTCAATTCCTTATGTTCATACTTCGCTGTTATTCTATACAACTCCTGCAATAAGGCAAAATTTCGATTTTGAAATCGAGGAAATTCCGAAGTAGAAACAGGATTTAAACTTTTGTAATAATCCAATTCATGTACCAATCGATCAGAAATTAAGGAGACCATTTCCCCAGCTTTTTCATATTCTGATGCTCTATAATAAGATTGTGCCAAAAGAATGGATAAATAATCGAAAGGCACTTTTTCATTCGGCACTAAGTCTACACATTTATCCAGAACCTGAACCGCCGAATCTCTCTTCCCCTCATCCATTAATGCCTCCGAAAGGCGAAGGAAATTATTCCTCATATTCATGCACAAACGCGAAGTTGTTTCATCGATATAAACCTCAGGGTCATTCATATTCCCCCACTTGAACTTGGTCATTAGATTGGTGTACATTACATCCGTATTTACGCCACCAATTTGCAAATCGTCCTTTTCGTATTTAATTGGAACCAATTTATAGGCGAAACCCTCAAGTCGAAAATAATCCTCTAGCCCATAATATCCGCTCGACGGCACTGTAATCGAAAAATAAATTGGACGCTCCCAATTGTTCGTCACCAACATATCGTAAAGAATTAAACCACTTTTATCGGTGTAGTTTTTATCCAGCTTCCACTGCATTTGATCTACAATATTTGCACTGTCTATTTCGGCTACCGTTTTCGTATCCAAAACTTGTTGCTTATCTATTGGCAAACGAAATTTACTTGCAGGAAAATGATCAATCCTTTCGTCGTAACCATAAATCTTTTTTGTGCTTTCCTTATCCGAAAGAACATACTCTAAAGCGTCTTTCAAATTCAAGCCTTTGTTTTTCTTTACCCAAGCTTCAAACCGGGGATCATCTACAATGTAAACAACATCACGATTCCCCATCAAATATTTTTCCTTTTCCATTGAGATAGGAAGTCGATATGAATCATAATTGTCCTTTTTCATTTGATCGATATACCAATCGGTAGAAAGATAGCTTAAGTTACAAACACGAACATCAGTTCGAATACCTTCAACTTCCTGCAAATACCAAAGGGGAAAAGTGTCGTTATCACCCATGGTAAATAGAATCGCATTGGGAGCACAGGAGTTTAGGTAATTGTAAGCCAGGTCGTGAGC contains:
- a CDS encoding polysaccharide deacetylase family protein, producing the protein MNLRWMRAPGIFKIFFRNFIWRYNTGAKKVYLTFDDGPIPESTLWTLDMLKEKEVKATFFCVGENVYKHPELFQKILDNGHAVGNHTYNHLKGWSVDTSKYIENVIMANDLIKSNLFRPPYGQIKSAQAKHLLSEYKLVMWDVLSGDYRKDISPEKCYQDVLKSVRPGSIILFHNHAKSEENMRFAVPRLIDELKLQGYEFDICH